One segment of Anastrepha obliqua isolate idAnaObli1 chromosome 3, idAnaObli1_1.0, whole genome shotgun sequence DNA contains the following:
- the LOC129241699 gene encoding trichohyalin isoform X2 — protein MRLLIFMLACVAPSIHAYHVSAASAGVSFINENNLDRVPQTPNTQNAASKTMRNRRMYAMCPPHFQRVGTECYSLLPQDSSWLEAHFFCKDKNAKLAEPQKNADRKLRVFLKKYDAQRGLNSPIWIGATYDWQSNVWQWSISGKNLTYDAFSRMEPEQNLENHCAVYDPNLDYRWSARPCPDKFRFICQHKMPKVSEKNRHKVYNRWNATYPHEFANEVILEVMDQPGKTGPRSNVVVKAIGSDEQIVIPKARSQRLGGNRGRGRGRPHELRRRPQNTQTRPNIHPNDIDSQSTDKSTPNSLATVVRYNEILAPTTTAPVSADKAVNGQRRHGHPRTSHDRTVWRQRQKEMRRLQRKKERSQRMQQEKERRLAEQRQRIRENQMRSQQERERQQKLHDQEQQDQQQKSHEQPEQLNREIYELSQREADDQERQRQQQQAEAEAKRREYEERKQELDALKIQLAEEKKKREEEFNSAERIRQERISRQREREQQERMEREEALRQAEEERVKEEAKREQERLEKERQLREEYEERLKQAQDERERQLHEQQERKRQEDEYNRHQLEEEEKQRQQEIARQQEEEEKKLALQRLEEARKLEKQELQRLEEENRRREELLRQRQEEIARREEEQRKIEEEEERLKKELEEAEKRQKEEHEAQIKEEEQALKAREEAERNIAEEQERQRQERLEALKKQEDERVRQALEEKKRKYAERLSRLSPEDQRKFFEMRKRRKAKKTQELLKQQQQTSNGNEAFEDE, from the exons ATGCGGCTGTTAATATTCATGTTGGCCTGTG TGGCACCTTCTATACACGCATACCACGTATCAGCCGCCTCAGCGGGCGTTTCATTCATTAACGAAAATAACCTAGATCGAGTCCCACAAACTCCCAACACACAGAATGCTGCCTCGAAAACAATGCGCAATCGTCGAATGTATGCAATGTGTCCGCCACACTTCCAGCGAGTCGGCACCGAATGTTACTCCCTCCTGCCACAGGACAGCAGCTGGCTAGAAGCGCATTTCTTCTGCAAGGACAAAAACGctaaattggcagaaccacaaAAGAATGCCGATCGCAAATTGCGTGTCTTCCTCAAGAAATACGATGCACAGCGCGGAT TAAATAGTCCCATTTGGATTGGAGCCACTTATGATTGGCAAAGTAATGTATGGCAATGGAGTATTAGTGGCAAAAACTTAACCTATGACGCCTTCAGTCGCATGGAGCCTGa ACAGAACTTGGAAAATCATTGCGCTGTTTATGACCCAAATTTGGACTACAG ATGGTCTGCTCGTCCCTGCCCGGATAAATTTCGATTCATTTGTCAACATAAAATGCCAAAAGTCAGCGAGAAGAATCGTCACAAAGTTTACAACCGTTGGAATGCCACCTACCCGCATGAGTTCGCGAATGAAGTTATATTAGAGGTTATGGATCAGCCGGGCAAAACTGGACCCAG aTCCAACGTTGTCGTAAAGGCCATTGGTAGCGATGAACAGATTGTCATACCTAAGGCACGTAGTCAACGTCTAGGCGGAAATCGTGGACGCGGTCGTGGCCGTCCTCATGAATTGCGGCGACGCCCCCAAAACACGCAAACCCGACCGAATATTCATCCGAACGACATCGATTCTCAATCGACCGACAAATCAACCCCAAATTCTTTAGCGACAGTGGTTCGTTACAACGAAATACTTGCGCCTACGACAACAGCTCCAGTTTCAGCTGATAAAGCAGTCAACGGTCAACGCCGGCATGGCCATCCACGAACTTCTCATGATCGCACGGTGTGGCGACAACGGCAGAAGGAAATGCGTCGCCTACAGCGTAAAAAAGAACGAAGCCAACGCATGCAACAAGAGAAGGAAAGACGTTTAGCTGAACAACGTCAACGTATACGAGAAAACCAGATGCGATCACAACAGGAACGAGAACGTCAACAAAAGCTACATGATCAAGAGCAACAGGACCAGCAACAAAAATCCCATGAGCAACCGGAGCAGCTCAACCGAGAAATATATGAATTGAGTCAGCGCGAAGCCGACGACCAAGAGCGACAGCGTCAACAGCAGCAGGCCGAAGCGGAAGCTAAACGACGCGAGTATGAAGAAAGAAAACAGGAATTAGACGCTCTAAAAATACAACTTGCCGAAGAGAAAAAGAAACGCGAGGAAGAATTTAATAGTGCTGAGCGCATCCGCCAGGAACGTATAAGCCGACAACGCGAACGTGAACAGCAGGAGCGCATGGAACGAGAAGAGGCTTTGCGTCAGGCCGAAGAAGAACGCGTGAAAGAAGAGGCGAAACGGGAACAAGAACGGTTGGAGAAGGAAAGGCAGCTACGCGAAGAATACGAAGAGCGACTGAAGCAGGCGCAGGATGAACGTGAACGTCAACTACACGAACAACAAGAACGAAAGCGCCAAGAAGACGAATACAACCGCCACCAACTTGAAGAAGAGGAAAAGCAACGTCAACAAGAAATTGCACGCCAACAAGAGGAGGAAGAAAAGAAACTTGCATTGCAACGACTTGAGGAGGCGCGTAAACTTGAAAAACAGGAATTACAACGTCTGGAGGAAGAAAATCGCCGACGAGAAGAACTGTTACGACAACGTCAAGAGGAGATCGCCAGACGCGAGGAGGAACAGCGTAAGATAGAGGAGGAAGAAGAACGCTTAAAGAAGGAACTTGAAGAAGCGGAAAAACGGCAAAAGGAGGAGCACGAAGCCCAAATCAAAGAAGAGGAACAGGCTCTTAAGGCGCGAGAAGAGGCAGAGCGAAACATTGCAGAAGAACAGGAACGTCAACGCCAAG
- the LOC129241699 gene encoding trichohyalin isoform X1 has product MRLLIFMLACVAPSIHAYHVSAASAGVSFINENNLDRVPQTPNTQNAASKTMRNRRMYAMCPPHFQRVGTECYSLLPQDSSWLEAHFFCKDKNAKLAEPQKNADRKLRVFLKKYDAQRGLNSPIWIGATYDWQSNVWQWSISGKNLTYDAFSRMEPEIRQNLENHCAVYDPNLDYRWSARPCPDKFRFICQHKMPKVSEKNRHKVYNRWNATYPHEFANEVILEVMDQPGKTGPRSNVVVKAIGSDEQIVIPKARSQRLGGNRGRGRGRPHELRRRPQNTQTRPNIHPNDIDSQSTDKSTPNSLATVVRYNEILAPTTTAPVSADKAVNGQRRHGHPRTSHDRTVWRQRQKEMRRLQRKKERSQRMQQEKERRLAEQRQRIRENQMRSQQERERQQKLHDQEQQDQQQKSHEQPEQLNREIYELSQREADDQERQRQQQQAEAEAKRREYEERKQELDALKIQLAEEKKKREEEFNSAERIRQERISRQREREQQERMEREEALRQAEEERVKEEAKREQERLEKERQLREEYEERLKQAQDERERQLHEQQERKRQEDEYNRHQLEEEEKQRQQEIARQQEEEEKKLALQRLEEARKLEKQELQRLEEENRRREELLRQRQEEIARREEEQRKIEEEEERLKKELEEAEKRQKEEHEAQIKEEEQALKAREEAERNIAEEQERQRQERLEALKKQEDERVRQALEEKKRKYAERLSRLSPEDQRKFFEMRKRRKAKKTQELLKQQQQTSNGNEAFEDE; this is encoded by the exons ATGCGGCTGTTAATATTCATGTTGGCCTGTG TGGCACCTTCTATACACGCATACCACGTATCAGCCGCCTCAGCGGGCGTTTCATTCATTAACGAAAATAACCTAGATCGAGTCCCACAAACTCCCAACACACAGAATGCTGCCTCGAAAACAATGCGCAATCGTCGAATGTATGCAATGTGTCCGCCACACTTCCAGCGAGTCGGCACCGAATGTTACTCCCTCCTGCCACAGGACAGCAGCTGGCTAGAAGCGCATTTCTTCTGCAAGGACAAAAACGctaaattggcagaaccacaaAAGAATGCCGATCGCAAATTGCGTGTCTTCCTCAAGAAATACGATGCACAGCGCGGAT TAAATAGTCCCATTTGGATTGGAGCCACTTATGATTGGCAAAGTAATGTATGGCAATGGAGTATTAGTGGCAAAAACTTAACCTATGACGCCTTCAGTCGCATGGAGCCTGa GATCAGACAGAACTTGGAAAATCATTGCGCTGTTTATGACCCAAATTTGGACTACAG ATGGTCTGCTCGTCCCTGCCCGGATAAATTTCGATTCATTTGTCAACATAAAATGCCAAAAGTCAGCGAGAAGAATCGTCACAAAGTTTACAACCGTTGGAATGCCACCTACCCGCATGAGTTCGCGAATGAAGTTATATTAGAGGTTATGGATCAGCCGGGCAAAACTGGACCCAG aTCCAACGTTGTCGTAAAGGCCATTGGTAGCGATGAACAGATTGTCATACCTAAGGCACGTAGTCAACGTCTAGGCGGAAATCGTGGACGCGGTCGTGGCCGTCCTCATGAATTGCGGCGACGCCCCCAAAACACGCAAACCCGACCGAATATTCATCCGAACGACATCGATTCTCAATCGACCGACAAATCAACCCCAAATTCTTTAGCGACAGTGGTTCGTTACAACGAAATACTTGCGCCTACGACAACAGCTCCAGTTTCAGCTGATAAAGCAGTCAACGGTCAACGCCGGCATGGCCATCCACGAACTTCTCATGATCGCACGGTGTGGCGACAACGGCAGAAGGAAATGCGTCGCCTACAGCGTAAAAAAGAACGAAGCCAACGCATGCAACAAGAGAAGGAAAGACGTTTAGCTGAACAACGTCAACGTATACGAGAAAACCAGATGCGATCACAACAGGAACGAGAACGTCAACAAAAGCTACATGATCAAGAGCAACAGGACCAGCAACAAAAATCCCATGAGCAACCGGAGCAGCTCAACCGAGAAATATATGAATTGAGTCAGCGCGAAGCCGACGACCAAGAGCGACAGCGTCAACAGCAGCAGGCCGAAGCGGAAGCTAAACGACGCGAGTATGAAGAAAGAAAACAGGAATTAGACGCTCTAAAAATACAACTTGCCGAAGAGAAAAAGAAACGCGAGGAAGAATTTAATAGTGCTGAGCGCATCCGCCAGGAACGTATAAGCCGACAACGCGAACGTGAACAGCAGGAGCGCATGGAACGAGAAGAGGCTTTGCGTCAGGCCGAAGAAGAACGCGTGAAAGAAGAGGCGAAACGGGAACAAGAACGGTTGGAGAAGGAAAGGCAGCTACGCGAAGAATACGAAGAGCGACTGAAGCAGGCGCAGGATGAACGTGAACGTCAACTACACGAACAACAAGAACGAAAGCGCCAAGAAGACGAATACAACCGCCACCAACTTGAAGAAGAGGAAAAGCAACGTCAACAAGAAATTGCACGCCAACAAGAGGAGGAAGAAAAGAAACTTGCATTGCAACGACTTGAGGAGGCGCGTAAACTTGAAAAACAGGAATTACAACGTCTGGAGGAAGAAAATCGCCGACGAGAAGAACTGTTACGACAACGTCAAGAGGAGATCGCCAGACGCGAGGAGGAACAGCGTAAGATAGAGGAGGAAGAAGAACGCTTAAAGAAGGAACTTGAAGAAGCGGAAAAACGGCAAAAGGAGGAGCACGAAGCCCAAATCAAAGAAGAGGAACAGGCTCTTAAGGCGCGAGAAGAGGCAGAGCGAAACATTGCAGAAGAACAGGAACGTCAACGCCAAG